A genomic stretch from Planctomycetota bacterium includes:
- a CDS encoding dihydropteroate synthase: MIAVAERINGMFKDVRKAIQKKDKAVIADLAQRQTEQGARYLDINVGTAAADQEAAMRWLVDCVQQACKTPIALDSQKLPVIQAGLEVTDGRPLMINSISGDPEKLDVYMPLAVQHNAALVCLTINVEGVPQNIDKRVEIAMTIVAKAMEHGLEMPKVFIDPIVLPVTVDQKQPLYICEVIRQIKTVLCDPAPSTIVGLSNISQGTSQRPLINRTCLVMLQAYGLDAAIIDVLDTDIMDAAISADVLMNRIIYSDSYLKSARM, translated from the coding sequence ATGATCGCGGTTGCGGAACGCATCAATGGCATGTTCAAGGACGTTCGCAAGGCCATCCAGAAGAAGGACAAGGCCGTTATCGCCGACCTCGCCCAGCGTCAGACCGAGCAGGGCGCGCGCTACCTCGACATCAACGTGGGCACCGCTGCCGCCGACCAGGAAGCCGCCATGCGCTGGCTCGTGGACTGCGTGCAGCAGGCCTGCAAGACCCCCATCGCCCTCGACAGCCAGAAGCTCCCTGTCATCCAGGCCGGCCTCGAAGTCACCGACGGGCGGCCCCTCATGATCAACTCCATCAGCGGCGACCCCGAGAAGCTCGACGTCTACATGCCCCTCGCCGTCCAGCACAACGCCGCCCTCGTGTGCCTCACCATCAACGTCGAGGGCGTGCCGCAGAACATTGACAAGCGCGTCGAAATCGCCATGACTATCGTCGCCAAGGCCATGGAACACGGGCTCGAGATGCCCAAGGTCTTCATTGACCCCATCGTGCTCCCCGTCACCGTGGACCAGAAGCAGCCCCTCTACATCTGCGAGGTCATCCGCCAGATCAAGACCGTCCTGTGCGACCCCGCCCCCAGCACCATCGTCGGCCTCTCCAACATCTCGCAGGGCACCAGCCAGCGGCCCCTCATCAACCGCACCTGCCTCGTCATGCTCCAGGCCTACGGCCTCGATGCCGCCATCATTGACGTGCTCGACACCGACATCATGGACGCCGCCATCTCGGCCGACGTCCTCATGAACCGCATCATCTATAGCGACAGCTACCTGAAGTCTGCCCGCATGTGA